The Drechmeria coniospora strain ARSEF 6962 chromosome 02, whole genome shotgun sequence genome has a segment encoding these proteins:
- a CDS encoding Asparaginase/glutaminase, with amino-acid sequence MSSCRLGREGISRLLRKARPSDCASPRAKTPCHAGPSFSDDQSPSQRGASLHAEVGCEEADVNVSLPKVTIYGTGGTIAGAAKTASMTSQYDPGVLPVSTLVDDLPELLDAVQPRAEEVVNVGSPDVGPRDLILLSQNIQRELDGDTQGVVITHGTDTIEETAYFLELTVKSDKPVVLVGSMRPPTARGADGPMNLLCAVNLAVSQGARSRGVMIVLNDRICPSRFTTKSHANMLDSFKAAEEGYLGIFVDSQPLFFYPPCRPLARQYFDISARKPEDGLPIVDILFGHSDVRPELFEAAVRLGAKGIVLAGMGSGCWSKKAGTTIQCVAGDKGERFPIVTSRRTPSGFVGGEGVYGLEDSCIGGGFLDPQKCRIQLQLALAAGLDTMEIRGTFEGNKPGAETKPLLHVAEWQVKKGDGKRMNHLPSSGRRTRTLGRYCSQADTAARQIL; translated from the coding sequence ATGAGCTCGTGTCGACTGGGACGAGAGGGCATTTCAAGGCTGCTCAGGAAAGCTCGGCCGAGTGATTGCGCCTCACCGAGGGCCAAAACACCATGCCACGCGGGCCCATCATTCTCCGACGACCAGTCACCGTCGCAGCGCGGCGCCTCGTTGCATGCCGAGGTGGGCTGCGAGGAAGCAGACGTGAACGTGTCGCTGCCCAAGGTGACCATCTACGGGACCGGCGGCACCATCGCAGGCGCGGCCAAGACGGCTTCCATGACGTCCCAGTACGACCCCGGCGTCCTGCCCGTCAGCACGCTGGTCGATGACCTTCCCGAGCTTCTCGATGCCGTGCAGCCCCGCGCCGAAGAGGTCGTCAACGTCGGCAGCCCGGACGTGGGGCCCCGAGACTTGATCCTCCTATCGCAGAACATCCAGAgggagctcgacggcgacacgCAGGGCGTCGTCATCACGCACGGCACCGACACCATCGAGGAGACGGCCTATTTCCTCGAGCTCACCGTCAAGTCGGATAAGCCCGTGGTGCTCGTCGGCTCgatgcggccgccgacggcgcggggCGCGGATGGGCCCATGAATCTGCTGTGCGCCGTGAACCTTGCCGTCAGCCAGGGTGCCCGGAGCAGAGGCGTCATGATCGTCCTCAACGATCGAATCTGCCCTTCCCGGTTCACGACAAAGTCGCACGCCAACATGCTCGACAGCttcaaggcggccgaggaggggtACCTGGGCATCTTTGTCGACTCGCAGCCGCTCTTCTTCTACCCGCCTTGCCGACCGCTCGCCCGGCAATACTTTGAcatctcggcgaggaagcccgAGGACGGGCTGCCGATAGTGGACATCCTGTTCGGCCACTCCGACGTGCGACCGGAGCTgttcgaggccgccgtccggTTGGGCGCCAAGGGCATCGTCCTTGCGGGCATGGGTTCCGGATGCTGGAGCAAGAAGGCGGGCACGACGATACAATGtgtcgccggcgacaaggGCGAGAGGTTCCCCATCGTCACGAGCCGGCGCACACCTTCAGGCTTCGTCGGAGGCGAAGGCGTCTACGGGCTTGAAGACTCgtgcatcggcggcggctttcTCGATCCGCAAAAATGTCGCATCCAGCTGCAGCTTGCCCTGGCGGCCGGCCTGGACACGATGGAGATCCGAGGCACGTTTGAAGGCAACAAGCCAGGGGCCGAGACGAAGCCACTGCTTCACGTGGCCGAGTGGCAGGTGAAGAAGGGTGACGGGAAGCGAATGAATCATCTTCCATCCTCGGGACGTCGAACACGGACGCTAGGCAGATACTGCAGCCAGGCAGATACTGCAGCCAGGCAGATACTGTAG
- a CDS encoding transcription initiation protein codes for MLATGVDGNPAGFQEDLSNILCCPDCKEIPPNLVEEFSSGDMVCQSCGVVVGTRIIDTRSEWRTFANDDHGGDDPSRVGGPQDEFIEGEQLATTVAFSESKAHKALSRTQNNANQDKQQKGLMQAYKEIVSLCEAINMGQNVSNAAKHIFKLVDKYKFMKGKPQEAVIAGCIFIACRQNNVPRTFREIFNLTSVSKKEVGRVFKQLQKFLQKLQDTEGEGATGLNTVTNYENTSVGAEDFCGRYVSQLGFKNQQKISKISRDLAEKANDIAALAGRSPLSVAAACIYMACHLVGEPRSSTPIAKQAGVSDGTVKTAYKHLFAAREQLIKKEWLEDGASMDNIPQVQA; via the coding sequence ATGCTCGCCACGGGCGTGGATGGAAATCCTGCCGGGTTCCAAGAGGACCTGAGCAACATCCTCTGCTGTCCCGACTGCAAGGAGATCCCGCCCAACCTGGTGGAGGAGTTCTCGAGCGGCGACATGGTCTGCCAAAgctgcggcgtcgtcgtcggcacccgcATCATCGATACCCGGTCCGAATGGCGCACCTTTGCCAACGACGACCATGGTGGCGATGACCCGAGCCGAGTCGGCGGCCCGCAGGACGAGTtcatcgagggcgagcagctcgccaCCACCGTCGCCTTCTCCGAGTCCAAGGCCCACAAGGCCCTGTCCCGGACGCAGAACAACGCGAACCAGGACAAGCAGCAAAAGGGCCTCATGCAGGCCTACAAGGAGATCGTTTCCCTCTGCGAGGCCATCAACATGGGCCAGAACGTCTCCAACGCGGCCAAGCACATCttcaagctcgtcgacaagtacaagttcatGAAGGGCAAGCCGCAGgaggccgtcatcgccggctGCATCTTCATCGCCTGCCGCCAGAACAACGTCCCGCGCACCTTTCGGGAGATCTTCAACCTCACGAGCGTCAGCAAGAAGGAGGTCGGAAGGGTCTTCAAGCAGCTGCAGAAGTTCCTGCAGAAGCTGCAGGacaccgagggcgagggcgccacCGGCCTGAACACGGTGACCAACTACGAGAACAcgtccgtcggcgccgaggacttTTGCGGTCGCTACGTGTCCCAGCTCGGCTTCAAGAACCAGCAGAAGATTTCCAAAATCTCCCGCGACCTCGCGGAAAAGGCAAACGACATCGCCGCGCTCGCCGGAAGGTCGCCCCTGTCGGTCGCGGCCGCCTGCATCTACATGGCCTGCCACCTGGTCGGCGAGCcgcggtcgtcgacgcccatcGCCAAGCAGGCCGGCGTGAGCGACGGAACCGTCAAGACGGCGTACAAGCACCTCTTCGCCGCGCGCGAGCAGCTGATCAAGAAGGAGTGGCTGGAAGACGGAGCCAGCATGGACAACATACCCCAGGTGCAGGCATAG
- a CDS encoding anthranilate phosphoribosyltransferase → MASQGGAETGKEPLPPVDIKPLLTKLWPMNADVAPEDISDAISHFFTNQVTEAQTASLLMALHFTGLDFRADVLAKCAHAMLEAAVPIPVEELAACDIVGTGGDSHNTFNISTTASIIASALLLVSKHGNKASTSKSGSADMVNCMRPRAPVIAAVKPDTLVRVYSATNYSFLFAPVFHTGMRYVAPIRRQLPWRTIFNNLGPLANPVEDVLEARVIGVGRRDLGPAFAEALRSSGCRKAMIVCGEEELDEISCAGPTLCWMLKETAPGGTVEVEAFRISPSDFGVKPHPLSEVSGGKEPEENAGILKRILCGELPEEDPLMDFVLINTAALFVVSGICEADTSDMGHGDDGKVETERGPAGQRWKEGIRRARWAIKSGQAWEQWNAFVDVTNEIGA, encoded by the exons ATGGCATCccaaggcggcgccgagaccGGCAAGGAGCCGTTGCCTCCCGTCGACATCAAGCCGTTGCTCACGAAGCTCTGGCCGATGAATGCCGACGTCGCGCCCGAGGACATCTCCGACGCCATCTCCCACTTCTTCACGAACCAGGTCACCGAGGCCCAGACGGCGTCGCTGCTGATGGCGCTGCACTTCACGGGGTTGGACTTTCGagccgacgtgctcgccaAGTGCGCCCATGCCATGCTCGAGGCTGCGGTCCCGATccccgtcgaggagctcgccgcc TGCGACATCGTCGGGACCGGCGGTGACTCGCACAACACGTTCAACATCAGCACGACGGCCTCCATCATCGCCTcggccctcctcctcgtctcgAAGCACGGCAACAAGGCGAGCACGTCCAAGTCGGGCAGCGCCGACATGGTCAACTGCATGCGGCCCCGGGcgcccgtcatcgccgcgGTGAAGCCCGACACGCTCGTCCGCGTGTACTCGGCCACCAACTACAGCTTCCTCTTCGCGCCCGTCTTCCACACGGGCATGCGCTACGTCGCGCCCATCCGCCGGCAGCTGCCGTGGAGGACTATCTTCAACAACCTCGGGCCGCTCGCGAACCCGGTGGAGGACGTGCTCGAGGCGCgcgtcatcggcgtcggccgacgcgaCCTGGGGCCGGCCTTTGCCGAAGCGCTGCGATCGTCGGGATGCCGCAAGGCCATGATCGtctgcggcgaggaggagctggacgagATCAGCTGCGCCGGCCCGACCTTGTGCTGGATGCTCAAGGAAACGGCTCCCGGCGGCacggtggaggtggaggccTTCCGCATCTCGCCAAGCGACTTTGGCGTCAAGCCTCACCCGCTGAGCGAGGTGTCGGGCGGCAAGGAGCCGGAGGAGAACGCGGGGATACTGAAGCGCATCCTGTGCGGCGAGCTGCCGGAGGAGGATCCCCTGATGGACTTTGTCCTCATCAACACGGCCGCGCTCTTCGTCGTCTCGGGCATCTGCGAGGCCGACACGAGCGACATGGGacacggcgacgatggcaaggTCGAGACGGAACGCGGCCCGGCCGGTCAGCGCTGGAAGGAGGGGATTCGGCGGGCCAGATGGGCCATCAAGAGCGGCCAGGCCTGGGAGCAGTGGAACGCGTTTGTCGACGTCACCAACGAGATCGGTGCTTGA
- a CDS encoding CoA-transferase family III: MSAVLRTCARPVSAAAARRTKPNGTCIPPRRYSSATPATATAPLPLDGYRVLDMTRVLAGVAILHADSWRLGVSTLPSVHVPFYLPFPLRSHFHFHVRIEFQQPQFGYRPLADVGHTPFCSAEVIKIEHPVRGDDTRAWGPPYAAYKPESGVEGPGEAAYFLGANRNKKSVGLSFQHKGGVDILHKLVAKCDILVENYLPGTLKKYGMDYDTLRRINPALIYASITGYGQTGPYSNRAGYDVMVEAEFGLMHITGSRDGPPVKVGVAVTDLTAGLYTSNSIMAALLGRSRTGKGQHIDVALSDCQTATLANIASSCLVSGERDTGRWGTAHPSIVPYRSFKTKDGDILFGGGNDRLFGVLCDGLGRPAWKDEAKFKTNPDRVANRVELEAEIEAISRTKKTQEWLDIFEGTGMPYAAVNDVRDTLDHAHTKARNMVIEMEHEACGPIKMVNTPVKFSESQPAVRSAPPLLGQHTVEVLGEHLGLSESEIVGLKEQGIVS; the protein is encoded by the exons ATGTCTGCCGTGCTCAGGACTTGTGCGCGACCcgtgtcggcggcggcagctcgACGGACGAAGCCGAACGGCACATGCatccctcctcgccgctaCTCCTCTGCGACGcctgcgacggcgacggcacctcTACCCCTCGATGGCTACCGCGTCCTCGACATGACCCGCGTCCTCGCCGGTGTAG CCATACTGCACGCAGATTCTTGGAGACTTGGGGTCAGTACCTTGCCGTCCGTCCACGTTCCCTTTTACCTACCCTTCCCCCTCCGCTCCCACTTCCACTTCCATGTCCGAATCGAATTCCAGCAACCTCAATTCGGTTACCGGCCACTGGCTGACGTAGGCCACACGCCTTTCTGCAGTGCCGAGGTCATCAAGATCGAGCACCCCGTACGTGGAGATGATACCCGCGCTTGGGGTCCTCCCTACGCCGCCTACAAACCCGAgtccggcgtcgagggcccTGGCGAGGCAGCCTACTTTCTCGGG GCAAACCGCAACAAGAAGTCGGTCGGGCTCTCCTTTCAGCAcaagggcggcgtcgacatcctccacaagctcgtcgccaagtgcgacatcctcgtcgagaaTTACCTTCCCGGCACGCTGAAAAAGTACGGCATGGACTACGACACCCTCCGGCGCATCAACCCGGCCCTCATATACGCCTCCATCACCGGCTACGGCCAGACCGGCCCCTACTCCAACCGAGCCGGGTACGACGTcatggtcgaggccgagttcGGTCTCATGCACATCACCGGCTCGCGGGATGGCCCTCCCGTcaaggtcggcgtcgccgtgacGGATCTCACGGCGGGCCTCTACACGAGCAACAGCATCATGGCCGCGTTGCTCGGACGGTCCCGAACGGGCAAGGGCCAGCACATTGACGTCGCGCTGAGCGACTGCCAAACGGCCACGTTGGCCAACATTGCCAGCAGCTGCCTCGTAAGCGGCGAGCGGGACACTGGTCGCTGGGGGACGGCCCATC CCTCGATCGTGCCCTACCGCTCGTTCAAGACCAAGGATGGCGACATtctcttcggcggcggcaacgatCGCCTCTTCGGCGTCCTgtgcgacggcctcggccggccggcctggaaggacgaggccaagtTCAAGACGAATCCCGACAGGGTGGCCAAccgcgtcgagctcgaggcggagATCGAGGCCATCTCGCGGACGAAAAAGACGCAGGAATGGCTCGACATATTCGAGGGGACGGGCATGCCCTACGCTGCCGTCAACGACGTCCGCGACACGCTCGACCACGCCCACACAAAGGCTCGCAACATGGTCATCGAGATGGAGCACGAGGCCTGCGGGCCCATCAAGATGGTAAACACGCCCGTAAAGTTCTCGGAAAGCCAGCCCGCCGTCCGGTCGGCGCCTCCGCTGCTCGGGCAACACACGGTCGAGGTATTGGGCGAGCATCTAGGATTGAGCGAGTCGGAAATCGTTGGCCTCAAGGAACAGGGTATCGTCTCCTAG